One region of Chelonoidis abingdonii isolate Lonesome George chromosome 14, CheloAbing_2.0, whole genome shotgun sequence genomic DNA includes:
- the LOC116831172 gene encoding uncharacterized protein LOC116831172 — protein MEILHLALCCLWLLQRTAVAAGSIRVQCGETAILPCPTAAGRMHNYWAIGWYKVANKSHEMGLIRRHENSTHVYSGTQREFLMDVQQSLVIPEVQPEDSGAYRCSLWARVGHFNQQADIVLQVSECSTLQSATLPRETLLLGSEQGSSVNPNSTCCCGKPVPVLAMVLGLLALNVGKGLLSLAFALVIVIILKGKRRKKVGESL, from the exons ATGGAGATCCTGCACTTGG CTCTTTGTTGCCTATGGCTTCTGCAAAGAACAGCTGTGGCAGCTGGGTCCATAAGAGTCCAATGTGGGGAAACAGCAATCCTACCGTGTCCCACTGCTGCTGGAAGGATGCACAACTACTGGGCCATTGGCTGGTACAAG GTAGCCAATAAGAGTCATGAAATGGGGCTGATTCGGAGACATGAGAACAGCACACATGTGTACTCAGGGACCCAGAGGGAATTCCTGATGGATGTGCAGCAATCCCTGGTCATTCCTGAGGTCCAGCCGGAGGACTCTGGTGCGTACCGCTGTTCCCTGTGGGCCAGAGTTGGGCATTTCAATCAGCAGGCAGACATTGTCCTGCAGGTATCAG AGTGCTCAACTCTCCAGTCGGCCACATTACCCAGGGAGACTCTGCTGCTGGGTTCAGAGCAAGGGAGCAGCGTGAACCCTAATTCCACCTGCTGCTGCGGGAAACCGGTTCCTGTCCTTGCTATGGTCCTGGGGCTGTTGGCTCTCAACGTGGGGAAAGGGCTGCTCAGCCTTGCCTTTGCTCTG GTGATTGTCATCATtctgaaaggaaagagaaggaaaaaagtagGAGAAAGCCTTTAA
- the LOC142047756 gene encoding BPTI/Kunitz domain-containing protein-like has product MIPHWFHDWQAKKCEKFTYGGCDGKKNNSETQTECLRKCDGHDIHSLPTEVGLCTAAIPRWVYKCEEFSYSGCNGNKNNSETKVDCLQACAGQGQTYDNLSRCCYLYREMLGTHQGPQAALQ; this is encoded by the exons ATGATTCCTCACTGGTTCCATGACTGGCAGGCCAAGAAGTGTGAGAAATTCACCTATGGAGGTTGTGATGGGAAGAAGAACAACTCTGAGACTCAAACAGAATGTCTCAGGAAGTGCGATGGGCACg ATATCCACAGCCTCCCCACTGAAGTGGGCCTCTGTACTGCTGCCATTCCTCGATGGGTCTACAAGTGTGAAGAATTCTCTTACAGTGGCTGCAATGGGAACAAGAACAACTCTGAGACTAAAGTCGATTGTCTCCAGGCCTGTGCAGGCCAGGGTCAGACCTATGACAACCTGAGCAGGTGCTGCTACTTATACAGGGAAATGCTGGGAACACACCAGGGCCCCCAGGCTGCTCTCCAGTAA
- the WFDC3 gene encoding WAP four-disulfide core domain protein 3, giving the protein MKSGAIFLLLGLLALWAELPPASGGSREGCPEPLGSGHCAELCGIDGSCPEGEKCCSNGCGHQCMRVSGGSPKRPSA; this is encoded by the exons ATGAAGTCAGGGGccatcttcctcctcctggggctcctggcccTCTGGGCTGAGCTGCCACCTGCATCTGGAG GGAGCCGTGAGGGCTGCCCAGAGCCGCTCGGCAGTGGGCACTGCGCGGAGTTATGCGGCATTGATGGTTCCTGTCCCGAAGGAGAAAAGTGCTGCAGTAACGGGTGTGGTCACCAGTGCATGAGAGTGTCTGGAG GGTCTCCTAAACGCCCGTCTGCCTGA